Proteins encoded in a region of the Mucilaginibacter sabulilitoris genome:
- a CDS encoding competence/damage-inducible protein A, whose product MLAEIITIGDEILIGQIVDTNSAWMATELNKIGVRVKQISSISDDREHILKALKEAAGRAGIIFITGGLGPTKDDITKKTLAEYFSVGLVENKEALDNVQRIFERYNRPLLEVNRLQAYVPANCEVILNHNGTAPGMWFNHEGVIYVSMPGVPFEMMYMMEEEVLPKIKSTLELPAIVHKTILTVGEGESFLAERIADIENDLPAHIKLAYLPKLGQVRLRLSGFGEDEATLQSKVDEFAARIIERIGNVFVTDQDIALEKAILDKMTARELTLSVAESCTGGYLSHLFTQHPGSSAVFWGGGVTYANELKQSVLGVKSETIEKFGAVSEETAKEMVQGALLNFKTDFAISVTGIAGPDGGSADKPVGTVWIAVAGPQKMLIKKFTFGNKRRQNIERSAISALSMLNTLLT is encoded by the coding sequence ATGCTGGCAGAAATTATAACCATAGGTGATGAAATACTTATTGGCCAAATTGTTGATACCAATTCGGCCTGGATGGCTACCGAGCTAAATAAAATAGGAGTGCGTGTTAAGCAGATCTCGTCTATATCTGATGATAGGGAGCATATTTTAAAAGCATTGAAAGAGGCAGCCGGGCGGGCCGGTATTATATTTATTACCGGTGGTTTGGGTCCAACTAAAGACGATATTACCAAAAAAACATTGGCTGAATATTTTAGCGTAGGGCTTGTTGAAAATAAGGAAGCGCTTGATAATGTACAACGTATTTTTGAGCGGTATAACCGCCCGTTGCTTGAAGTTAACAGGCTCCAGGCATACGTTCCGGCAAATTGTGAGGTAATATTGAACCACAATGGTACTGCGCCCGGCATGTGGTTTAACCATGAAGGTGTTATTTACGTGTCGATGCCCGGAGTGCCCTTTGAGATGATGTATATGATGGAAGAAGAGGTGCTGCCCAAAATAAAATCGACATTGGAACTTCCTGCTATTGTTCACAAGACGATATTAACTGTAGGCGAGGGTGAATCATTCCTGGCCGAGCGCATTGCCGATATTGAAAATGATCTTCCTGCCCATATAAAACTGGCTTATTTGCCAAAACTGGGTCAGGTACGTTTACGTTTGAGCGGATTTGGTGAAGACGAAGCGACTTTACAATCAAAAGTTGATGAGTTTGCTGCGAGAATAATTGAACGCATTGGAAACGTGTTTGTAACTGACCAGGACATTGCCCTCGAAAAGGCAATACTCGATAAAATGACGGCCAGGGAACTAACCCTTTCAGTTGCCGAAAGCTGTACCGGGGGATACCTGTCGCACCTGTTTACACAACATCCTGGCTCATCTGCGGTATTTTGGGGTGGTGGGGTTACCTATGCAAACGAATTAAAACAAAGCGTTTTGGGGGTGAAATCAGAAACAATTGAGAAATTTGGAGCTGTTAGTGAAGAAACCGCGAAGGAAATGGTACAAGGGGCCCTATTGAATTTCAAAACAGATTTTGCCATATCAGTAACGGGTATAGCCGGGCCTGATGGCGGTAGTGCTGATAAACCTGTTGGTACTGTGTGGATTGCTGTTGCCGGTCCACAAAAAATGTTGATAAAGAAATTTACATTTGGTAATAAACGCAGGCAAAATATTGAGCGGAGCGCCATAAGTGCACTGTCAATGTTAAATACTTTGCTCACATAA
- a CDS encoding dihydrolipoamide acetyltransferase family protein produces the protein MAKYQLLLPKMGESVAEATIIKWTKNPGDHVDADEAVMEIATDKVDSDVPSPVAGKLVEQLYKENDVVQVGSVIAIIETAAEESGSAVAAAPSVPEEKQTAVETHREEAAVIPAAQTHQTEVSAISEPVTIPGIDQLERNNVAAETFKSEGRFYSPLVRNIANQENIGIAELDRIPGTGSDGRLTKDDLLSYLQNRQRPAAAAQQMEEPVQAPVATGSPLKTNEPATYSINDTTVAPSAKTEEPQQKVVENKPVAATSVNGVDEVIEMDRMRRLIADHMVMSKQTSPHVTSFVEADVTNLVMWREKVKNSFEKREGEKITFTPIFIEAVVKAIKDFPMINISVNGTQIIKKASINISMATALPSGNLIVPVIKKADELNLLGITKAVNDLANRARIGKLLPDDVKDGTFTITNVGSFGNVMGTPIINQPQVAILAVGAIKKKPAVIETQQGDMIAIRHMMFLSLSYDHRVVDGALGGSFVRRVADYLEKWDPNRDI, from the coding sequence ATGGCCAAATACCAACTATTATTGCCAAAAATGGGTGAAAGTGTTGCAGAAGCAACTATCATTAAATGGACAAAAAACCCAGGAGATCATGTAGACGCAGATGAAGCAGTAATGGAAATTGCAACCGATAAGGTTGACTCTGATGTTCCTTCTCCGGTAGCCGGTAAATTAGTAGAACAGCTTTATAAAGAAAATGACGTTGTTCAGGTTGGGTCTGTTATAGCAATTATCGAAACCGCTGCAGAAGAATCTGGTTCAGCCGTTGCTGCTGCACCATCTGTACCGGAAGAAAAGCAAACAGCAGTTGAAACACACCGGGAAGAAGCTGCTGTTATTCCTGCTGCTCAAACTCATCAGACCGAGGTGTCCGCTATATCTGAACCGGTAACAATACCAGGTATTGATCAGTTAGAAAGAAATAACGTTGCAGCCGAAACATTCAAAAGTGAAGGCCGGTTTTATTCGCCATTGGTAAGAAATATAGCCAACCAGGAAAATATAGGCATTGCTGAATTAGACAGGATACCTGGTACCGGTTCGGACGGCAGGTTAACCAAAGATGATCTTTTAAGTTACCTGCAAAACAGGCAAAGACCTGCCGCCGCTGCACAACAAATGGAAGAGCCCGTACAAGCTCCTGTAGCTACCGGATCTCCATTAAAGACAAATGAACCGGCTACGTATTCGATTAACGATACTACAGTAGCACCGTCTGCCAAGACTGAAGAACCACAGCAAAAAGTTGTTGAAAATAAACCGGTAGCTGCTACTTCAGTGAATGGTGTAGATGAGGTTATAGAAATGGACAGGATGCGCCGCTTAATTGCCGATCACATGGTAATGAGCAAGCAAACGTCTCCGCATGTTACCTCGTTTGTGGAAGCCGACGTGACCAACCTGGTCATGTGGCGCGAAAAGGTTAAGAACAGCTTTGAAAAGCGCGAAGGTGAAAAAATTACGTTTACGCCTATCTTTATTGAAGCTGTTGTAAAGGCCATCAAAGATTTTCCGATGATCAATATATCCGTTAACGGTACGCAGATCATTAAAAAAGCTTCTATTAACATTAGTATGGCAACCGCCTTGCCAAGCGGAAACCTTATAGTACCGGTAATTAAAAAAGCGGATGAGTTAAACCTTTTGGGTATTACCAAAGCTGTTAATGACCTTGCCAACAGGGCCCGCATAGGTAAACTCCTGCCCGATGACGTAAAAGATGGTACTTTCACTATAACAAACGTAGGTTCATTTGGCAACGTAATGGGAACACCCATTATCAACCAGCCACAGGTTGCTATTTTAGCGGTAGGGGCTATCAAGAAAAAGCCCGCGGTAATTGAAACCCAGCAAGGTGATATGATCGCTATCCGTCATATGATGTTCCTGTCATTATCATACGACCATAGAGTAGTTGATGGCGCGCTGGGCGGTTCATTTGTGCGCCGCGTAGCGGATTACCTCGAGAAATGGGATCCTAACAGAGATATATAA